A stretch of DNA from Oryza brachyantha chromosome 9, ObraRS2, whole genome shotgun sequence:
gtaaaaagataGGAAGGAGATATACTTTAATTGCTTCGTGCGCCCCACagctttgataaaaaaaacaaaatattttctcgaTTCACATAAACAGCAAATGAAAAGGCTACGAGGAAACCAAATTGCATCAGAAAAGCCTAATATGAaacattcaaaaaataatcGACTTAAGACACCAAACGCTACCAGGCACACATCCATAACTTGTAAGCAATTTGATACCACCGAGAGTAAAATATGGTTTACAACCTCGCTACATTGATAAGAAATAAACAGGGCTAAGATGGAAAATTCCTTCTGTTCATCTCAAAATTAAGCCAATTCCTTACATGCacctaaaaaatatctaatctCTTACGTGACCTTAAAATTTCACGGTAAACCCTTAGGCCACCTCCAACAATTAAAGATAGCACACTATCTCTAAACATTCTAAAAGACAATTTTTTCAATAGTTTAACTTTTAGCAAGTAgctcataatacaaatgaccCTACAAATCATTCTcacttgatattaaaatatatgtaagagAGAGCTTATTAAGAGATAGCTTTTATCTctctcctattaaaaaattatatagcacatgttatatatatagcttataGATACCATCGGTGGCCTAATATACCCATGCCGTGTCGCCTCCGTGAAACAAATGGGTGTACTGGTAAAATACCTTGtcagtattaaaaaaaagaccaaaTTGCCCTCTGCAAACCCTAGTACCAACCCAATCTGcagctctccctctctcagtaTCTCTCCTTTCTTCACCGAGGGaagcgtggcggcggcgtggctccccagcccggcggcggcggctcccaAACCcgggcggcgtcggctgcTGCTCCCCAGGCGGCTGCGGctccccgacggcggcggcgactcctcagcccggcggcggcggctcccccAGCCTGGCGGCGGCTCCTCAGCCCGGCGGCTACGGCTCCCTAGCCCCGCGGCGTCGGCTCCTCTGCCCTGGCGGTGGCCTCTCCTCTCGTCTTTACCAAAGCACGGCAACGAGCAAGCTCTCCCTCTCATCTCGTCTTAACCGAAGCAGGCAGCGGTGGCGGCTCCAGCTCCCATTTTGCACGGCTGGCTAAAGTGGTAATGATAGATTAGCCTATGCAGTGGTAATGATAGATTAGCAAAAAAAAGCTTATAGACTAATCTGTGTATATTGCTAGCTGATTTAGTTTCATTTTGGTAATGATAGATTAGCCTATGGAGTGGCTAAGTACTGTATTTTTTGGTTGAACTTTAAGTGACATACTACTGTCATATTTTGGTGTTGTACTACCTATGTATGGTTGTTGTTTTACTGATGTACTCATATGGCAATGATGGTTATGGTGTAACTAGTACttgttaattaaattagtttgtCAGCCGGTTGCCATATGTTTAAATGGTATTGTGATGTGTCCATATACAAAGTATTTGACTTGTTTAAATGTGCTGTTGTTTGCTGATATGAAAATGGTAATTTGGTGTATATCGTATTACCATgaaactaattgcatatttttaatgaatgcTCATGTTATTGTCATGTATGTATTTTTCACACTAGTTTGTCATATTCATTGTGTAAAAACAATCTCAATACTGTTAGCTAGCTATATTcactgtttttttaagaatttattttaaattttttattcagtgattaattttttagatttttttaaaattgtatcCACGGGTTATTCTTTTTTACTGTCATAAAATACACGTCATGTAAAAACAATTCAATCGATAGCAATTTGTAAATCTGAAAACTATCCACTCAAATTTCATATCCTCCATTCTCAATGGGCATAATGGACATTTCAAAGCATACTAACACCAAAACTAAAGGAGACTTCACAGGAGGGGTATACAAGGGTTTGCAATGAAATTTTAAGGGCACATAAGGGATCATGTATTTTCCAGGTGCATGTAAGGGATTGGCTCAGTTTTGAGGTGTACAGGAGGAATTTTCCCTAAACAAGAGCACCACGTGCACTAAGGTTGTGCTCTACTATATGGAACTTTCTCTAAATATACTCCCATAAATATTCATGCTTGCTACAGAACACCAGCAATACCCCCTCATAAATAGAAGTATAAACCAGAGaaaacaatagataaatagaTAATCTAGTCATACAAAGTCTAACACAACTTAGCCTGCTCCTCATCCAAACAAGATGTCCAAGTCCATGATATCCTCTCCACCTTCCATACTTGTTCCAGAATTTTGTTGATCTCCACCTTTCCAAGAGGGAGGAGACAGATGCACCATATGGGTCTGCTTCTTGTGAGAGAGTACCAACACAATCCCTTGCCGTTTTATGTTACCTGCAGccagtaaaatatttaatgacaaaaaaaaggacTCTAACATACTTGGACAGGGGATACTGCAAGCTGATGCTAAGACTACTACCATTTCTGACTAACACGAATCAAATAAAGCTGACATAAAACCTAACATGCTGCTAACGCTGCAACATTTCTAACATAACTAGAGCAGAGGATTCCATGCTGGATTAATAGGGACAATATGAATCACTCATGCATAGCAACAAGTGAACACAGGGTATACTAAGGCAATGAAATACATCATAAAACACAGTTCATATGAAAATGTACCTCACTGGGTAACACACCTAACATTACTACTTTTGTCTTCCCACCAGATAATGGCAGCATCCAAACAATTGTCATGAAATACACATGAGCTGATTGGTATGCCTCAAAAGTTAAGCTCATAAGGAGACTTCGCATATATAATTGATTCATAATTCCTGCCAATCTTCCAAGCATAAGTATAATGGCAGATCATCTTGTCCTGGTTGTACTTGAGGGCGAGGGTCTGGAGCAAGGGCTCGATAATGCCACCGCGGAGGCAGAGGACAAGGTGGATAGTGGACTCTGCAGTCATCCCCCAGCTGCTTGCCAGCGAAGATCGCTGCTGGTCCGGTGGGATGCCTATGCACAGATAAAGAACAAGTGAGCAACGGTGCAGGCATGAAGAGCGAATGAAACCAAGCAAGCAAAGCTTAAGCCTGCGCATATACCTTCCTTGTCCTGGATCTTGGCCTTGACATTGTCGATGGTGTTGCTGCTCTCGACCTTGAGCATGATGGTCTTCCCCATGAGGGTCCTGACACAGATCTGCATCTTGGTCCGGTGTCGGCAACCTTGCTATTCTGCTTGATGCAAGGTGGCCTCATCAGTTTACATCTTCCTGCGTGTGCCATTCAAAAGTGCTGATAAAATGGTGTGTTTAGGTTGATGTAAACATAAGAACTAGTGAGAATGAAACAGCTGGTTTACCATGCAAAGTCTACTTTAATTGCTCCCTGCACTTATGGCTTtgataaagaaaacaaatgttcACCGCAAAGATGGCACAAAAGATGTTCCAAGCCATCCAGGGCATAACAAATGTTAATTGCAGTCTGCCGATTTCACATTCTAGATTCACATTCACAGAAAATCAAAAGCTACAAGGACACCAGGTTGCAGCAGAATAGCCCAATATGGagcaattaaaaaacaatcgACTTAACACACACAACACTACCAGCAGGCACACATCCATAAATTGTGACGCCAACTAGAGGAAAATATGGTTTACAACCTCCTTACATTGATTAAGAAATAAACAGGGGCATAAACAAGAGCACACTCTTTAAGGTTGTGCTCTAGCAGATGGAACTTTCTCTAAATATAATCCcctaaatacaaaatagaactaataaaacagtagataaataGATATCTGCCCATAATAAGTCTAACACAAGGCATGAAGATGTGCCACAGTTAGCCATGCCcatcatccaaaaaaaatgtccaAGTCCATCATATCCTCTGTGCCTCCCATACTTGTTCCAGAATTCTGCTGATCTCCACCTTTCCAAGAGGGAGGGGACAGATGCACCATATGAGTCTGCTTCTTCTGAGAGGGTACCGTCAATACAACCCCTTGTCGCTTTAGGCTACCCTTTATACCTGCAgccattaaaatatttagcgACAACAAAAATGGCCCAATAACAACTATATGGTAGCTCACATCTAGATAAATATTAAGGGGACTCCTGCACCTAGATAAAAATCTATCATGGGCagcaaagtttttttttttaatttgtatttgCCCTTTACTTAAATTTTCACATATCTGTCTCTATCCGTTCCGGCGTTCCCTCTAAATTTCCATAGCGAGGCAAATCAAACTAGTTGATGTGCTCTTTCTGTGAAAGCACAAGTCATATGTTTCCACCATCTGTTTCTTAGGCAATGTTTTGTGAGTATAGGAAAAGGCACGCCTGTGTCAAGATACTCCTATCTTGTTGAGACCAAACAAATATTAGCATCCTGGACTGGAGTACCATGTACACCCAATGCCATAGAAACAGGGTTATCATGCCATACAGCAACGTCCCCTGTTCCTGTTAGCAAAGACAAAGGTACATATTTCCCATTGATTAGCCCATATGCATCGATCTAATAGTTTTGATATTATTATCAACTACAACTTGCAGGTCTGCTGTTTCTGAAAGCAAGAAGGTTATGATGGTTAGCAATGGAATCGATCAGAGTCAGGGATGAACAAGTAAAACAAGTAATTACCTGGAGCCATAGGAAGATAGTCTGATATCTT
This window harbors:
- the LOC102715513 gene encoding ubiquitin-like, which encodes MQICVRTLMGKTIMLKVESSNTIDNVKAKIQDKEGIPPDQQRSSLASSWGMTAESTIHLVLCLRGGIIEPLLQTLALKYNQDKMICHYTYAWKIGRNYESIIYAKSPYELNF